The Aggregicoccus sp. 17bor-14 genome includes a region encoding these proteins:
- a CDS encoding TIGR02757 family protein, protein MKPAAAAQLRASLDAFLASTDARARIGFDPVEFPHRYTDPRDIEVSGLLAAALAYGRADLFRPKVDALLRQMGPSPAAFVRGLDVAGAKTLLEGFVYRFNVGTDVAVLLLGMGKALRGHGSLEALFVEGLERSGSLHGALSHFTAALRDIPMEKLRRALGPERGLGFLLPSPLGAGSAKRLNLFLRWMVRGREDGVDFGIWTRVRPSQLLIPIDTHIGRISRHLGLTKRTDLSWRTAEEVTAALRLLSPEDPVRYDFALCHYGMSGVCPATPVRENCARCVLLSQCRVGARVLRRSAGER, encoded by the coding sequence TTGAAGCCCGCCGCAGCGGCCCAGCTGCGCGCGAGCCTCGACGCCTTCCTGGCCTCGACGGATGCGCGGGCGCGCATCGGGTTCGACCCTGTGGAGTTCCCGCACCGCTACACGGATCCGCGGGACATCGAGGTGAGCGGCTTGCTCGCCGCGGCGCTCGCCTACGGCCGCGCGGACCTGTTCCGGCCGAAGGTGGACGCGCTGCTGCGGCAGATGGGCCCGTCTCCCGCTGCCTTCGTGCGCGGCCTGGACGTGGCGGGCGCGAAGACCCTGCTCGAGGGCTTCGTCTACCGCTTCAACGTGGGCACGGATGTGGCCGTGCTGTTGCTCGGGATGGGCAAGGCGCTGCGAGGGCACGGCAGCCTCGAGGCGCTCTTCGTCGAGGGCCTGGAGCGCAGCGGGAGCCTGCACGGCGCACTGAGCCACTTCACCGCGGCACTGCGCGACATCCCCATGGAGAAGCTGCGCCGCGCGCTCGGCCCCGAGCGGGGGCTCGGCTTCCTCTTGCCATCGCCCCTGGGCGCGGGCTCCGCCAAGCGCCTCAACCTCTTCCTGCGCTGGATGGTGCGCGGCCGGGAGGACGGGGTGGACTTCGGCATCTGGACGCGGGTGCGCCCTTCGCAGTTGCTCATCCCCATCGACACACACATCGGGCGCATCTCGCGCCACCTCGGGCTCACGAAGCGCACGGACCTGAGCTGGCGCACGGCAGAGGAGGTCACGGCCGCGCTGCGGCTGCTCTCTCCCGAGGACCCGGTGCGCTACGACTTCGCGCTCTGTCATTACGGGATGAGCGGCGTGTGCCCCGCGACTCCGGTGCGCGAGAACTGCGCGCGCTGCGTGCTGCTGTCGCAGTGCAGGGTCGGGGCGCGCGTGCTCCGGCGATCGGCGGGGGAACGCTAG
- a CDS encoding molybdenum cofactor biosynthesis protein B, with protein MHVSTFVVTCSDSRGEARDDSGRVLREGLEAAGHTVCGYRVVRDEAEGIRAALSEAQAAGARAVLFNGGTGIGRRDVTVETLQPLFEKTLPGFGELFRALSYRDIGSPAMMSRAVAGTYQGMVVFALPGSPQAVRLALEKLILPELGHAVRELTR; from the coding sequence GTGCACGTGAGCACCTTCGTCGTGACCTGCTCTGACAGCCGCGGCGAGGCGCGCGACGACAGCGGGCGCGTGCTGCGCGAGGGGCTGGAGGCGGCGGGGCACACGGTGTGCGGCTACCGGGTGGTGCGCGACGAGGCCGAGGGCATCCGCGCGGCGCTCTCCGAGGCGCAAGCTGCAGGCGCGCGCGCCGTGCTCTTCAACGGGGGCACCGGCATCGGGCGGCGCGACGTGACGGTGGAGACGCTGCAGCCGCTCTTCGAGAAGACGCTGCCGGGCTTCGGAGAGCTGTTCCGGGCGCTCTCGTACCGGGACATCGGCAGCCCCGCGATGATGTCGCGCGCGGTGGCTGGCACCTACCAGGGGATGGTGGTGTTCGCGCTGCCGGGCTCGCCGCAGGCCGTGCGGCTCGCGCTCGAGAAGCTCATCCTCCCGGAGCTGGGACACGCGGTGCGCGAGCTCACGCGCTGA
- a CDS encoding Rieske 2Fe-2S domain-containing protein — translation MKIKLGPADFSEKELRGYEVGKRSVCVAKINGRYKGLDDWCNHAGCLLSGGHLEGNLVVCPCHEVGFDMDTGKNATSPGVCDDQPAMAISVENGELLIDLPEGDV, via the coding sequence ATGAAGATCAAGCTGGGGCCCGCGGACTTCTCCGAGAAGGAGCTGCGCGGCTACGAGGTCGGCAAGCGCAGCGTGTGCGTGGCGAAGATCAACGGGCGCTACAAGGGGCTCGACGACTGGTGCAACCACGCGGGCTGCCTGCTGTCGGGCGGCCACCTCGAGGGCAACCTCGTCGTCTGCCCCTGCCACGAGGTGGGCTTCGACATGGACACCGGCAAGAACGCCACCTCGCCGGGCGTGTGCGACGATCAGCCCGCCATGGCCATCTCCGTGGAGAACGGCGAGCTGCTGATCGACCTGCCGGAAGGCGACGTCTAG
- the polX gene encoding DNA polymerase/3'-5' exonuclease PolX, with amino-acid sequence MNRDEVAKILRDISLLLQLKGENAFKSRAYDIGADRISGLTEDLGPLVTSGRLQELPGIGQALAQKITELVTTGKLDYFERLKAEFPPGLLELLRIPDVGPRKVALLWSELKVGSVAELELACRQGRVRELKGFGEKSEAKILEGIALYQRAHGGGTRRPLGEVLPQARALLAHVQAAPGVVRASLAGSVRRGRETVGDVDLIASAAEPGPVLDALAKAPGVAQLIGKGESKCSVRLADGDLQVDLRVLPDEDYATALHHFTGSKAHHLRLRGLAQDRGLSISEWGVQQRDGTKLAVPTEGALYAALGMQPVPPELREDTGEIEAALAGTLPTDLVTLEDVLGAVHAHSTWSDGKHTLEEMARAAKALGLRYLTVTEHSEAAIYARGLKQDDLKRQWEEIDEVNARVTGVRLLKGIEVDILESGALDYPDALLEQLEVVIGSIHVRHSMDEAQMTQRLLQAFDNPFLQILGHPTGRLINEREPYALRMEAVLDKAAEKGVAVEVNGKPQRLDLKAEHVRMAVARGVRLVMSCDAHKAEDLQNLAFAVATARRGWARKGNVLNTLPAEDFIRALRRRP; translated from the coding sequence GTGAATCGCGACGAGGTGGCCAAGATCCTGCGCGACATCTCCCTCCTGCTCCAACTCAAGGGGGAGAACGCGTTCAAGAGCCGTGCGTACGACATCGGTGCAGACCGCATCTCCGGGCTGACGGAGGACCTGGGCCCGCTCGTGACGAGCGGCCGCCTGCAGGAGCTGCCGGGGATCGGCCAGGCGCTCGCCCAGAAGATTACCGAGCTGGTGACCACCGGTAAGCTCGACTACTTCGAGCGCCTGAAGGCCGAGTTCCCGCCGGGGCTGCTCGAGCTCTTGCGCATCCCGGACGTGGGCCCGCGCAAGGTAGCCCTGCTCTGGAGCGAGCTGAAGGTGGGCAGCGTGGCGGAGCTCGAGCTCGCCTGCCGCCAGGGCCGCGTGCGCGAGCTCAAGGGCTTCGGCGAGAAGAGCGAGGCGAAGATCCTGGAGGGCATCGCGCTCTACCAGCGCGCGCACGGCGGCGGCACGCGGCGCCCCCTGGGCGAGGTGCTCCCGCAGGCGCGCGCGCTGCTCGCACACGTGCAGGCGGCGCCGGGCGTGGTGCGCGCGAGCCTCGCGGGGAGCGTGCGCCGCGGGCGCGAGACCGTGGGGGACGTGGACCTCATCGCCTCGGCGGCCGAGCCCGGCCCGGTGCTGGACGCGCTCGCGAAGGCCCCGGGCGTGGCGCAGCTCATCGGCAAGGGCGAGAGCAAGTGCTCCGTGCGGCTCGCGGACGGCGACCTGCAGGTGGACCTGCGCGTGCTCCCGGACGAGGACTACGCGACGGCGCTGCACCACTTCACCGGCTCCAAGGCGCACCACCTTCGGCTGCGCGGGCTCGCCCAGGACCGGGGCCTGAGCATCTCCGAGTGGGGCGTGCAGCAGCGCGACGGCACGAAGCTCGCGGTCCCCACCGAGGGGGCGCTCTACGCGGCGCTGGGGATGCAGCCGGTGCCGCCCGAGCTGCGCGAGGACACGGGGGAAATCGAGGCCGCGCTCGCGGGCACGCTGCCCACGGACCTCGTCACGCTCGAGGACGTGCTCGGGGCGGTGCACGCGCACAGCACCTGGTCGGACGGCAAGCACACGCTCGAGGAGATGGCGCGCGCCGCCAAGGCGCTGGGCCTGCGCTACCTCACGGTGACGGAGCACAGCGAGGCGGCCATCTACGCGCGCGGGCTGAAGCAGGACGACCTGAAGCGGCAGTGGGAGGAGATCGACGAGGTGAACGCCCGGGTGACCGGGGTGCGCCTGCTCAAGGGAATCGAGGTGGACATCCTGGAGAGCGGCGCGCTGGACTACCCGGACGCGCTGCTCGAGCAGCTCGAGGTGGTCATCGGCTCCATCCACGTGCGCCACTCCATGGACGAGGCGCAGATGACGCAGCGCCTGTTGCAGGCCTTCGACAACCCCTTCCTACAGATCCTCGGGCACCCCACCGGGCGGCTCATCAACGAGCGCGAGCCGTACGCGCTTCGCATGGAGGCAGTGCTCGACAAGGCCGCCGAGAAGGGCGTGGCGGTGGAGGTGAACGGCAAGCCGCAGCGCCTGGACCTCAAGGCCGAGCACGTGCGCATGGCCGTCGCGCGCGGCGTGCGACTGGTGATGAGCTGCGATGCGCACAAGGCCGAGGATCTCCAGAACCTCGCCTTCGCGGTGGCCACGGCGCGCCGGGGCTGGGCGCGAAAGGGGAACGTGCTCAACACCCTCCCGGCCGAGGACTTCATCCGCGCGCTGCGCCGCCGCCCCTAG
- a CDS encoding serine protease, whose amino-acid sequence MRLPCLLSLWLLALPAHAQGPAAAPPTRAGLQRALEAHARSAVQVQGPHKSGPGVIVGAGGQVLTSVEQVGLYEAQVQSDAGPQRAPVLMASASLKVALLRLPGEGHPAASVALLPSAGAERPWLIGVVDAQGKRARAVAGRAAPSRGPFLRVPLALAPGSPLFDAQGRLVAVAVARRGPRACEALPLSAVKQQLVGTK is encoded by the coding sequence ATGCGCCTTCCCTGTCTCCTCAGCCTGTGGCTCCTCGCGCTGCCCGCGCACGCGCAGGGCCCCGCGGCCGCACCCCCGACCCGCGCAGGCCTCCAGCGCGCGCTCGAGGCGCACGCGCGCTCCGCCGTGCAGGTGCAGGGCCCGCACAAGAGCGGCCCCGGCGTGATCGTGGGGGCGGGCGGCCAGGTGCTCACGTCCGTGGAGCAGGTGGGCCTCTACGAGGCGCAGGTACAGAGCGACGCGGGCCCGCAGCGCGCCCCCGTGCTGATGGCGAGCGCGAGCCTGAAGGTCGCGCTGCTGCGCCTTCCGGGCGAGGGCCACCCCGCGGCCTCCGTCGCCCTGCTGCCCTCCGCCGGCGCCGAGCGCCCGTGGCTCATCGGCGTGGTGGACGCGCAGGGCAAGCGCGCCCGGGCGGTGGCGGGCCGGGCGGCGCCCTCGCGCGGGCCCTTCCTCCGGGTGCCCCTCGCGCTCGCGCCCGGCAGTCCCCTCTTCGATGCGCAGGGCCGGCTCGTCGCGGTCGCCGTGGCGCGCCGCGGGCCTCGCGCCTGTGAGGCGCTGCCCCTGAGCGCGGTGAAGCAGCAGCTGGTGGGCACGAAGTGA
- the mrtX gene encoding myxosortase MrtX, with product MNPARWPGAVREAVGLWALGFLGIVVAFLLLGNSTVPKLVATVGFLYLPLLAMRRRDEDYRDYGVTLRAWREDLRLFLVLCLVVGPLYFVGFALAAKVVPLLPFGLAHHLTPHAGAGAVSFVPRLPPRFGEWVVDQLLVVALPEEFFYRGYVQARLRDAWPQGRRFLGARLGPAFWVTALLFALGHLAIFQTWRLFVFFPALLFGWMRERTGTVVGSTLFHAACNLFAAFLQASYFGVP from the coding sequence GTGAATCCCGCGCGCTGGCCGGGCGCGGTGCGCGAGGCGGTGGGCCTCTGGGCGCTGGGCTTCCTCGGCATCGTGGTGGCGTTCCTGCTCCTCGGGAACTCCACCGTCCCCAAGCTGGTGGCCACCGTGGGCTTCCTCTACCTGCCGCTGCTCGCGATGCGCCGGCGCGACGAGGACTACCGCGACTACGGGGTGACCCTCCGGGCGTGGCGCGAGGACCTGCGCCTCTTCCTCGTGCTGTGCCTCGTCGTGGGCCCGCTCTACTTCGTGGGCTTCGCCCTCGCGGCGAAGGTGGTGCCGCTGCTGCCCTTCGGGCTCGCGCACCACCTCACGCCCCACGCGGGCGCAGGCGCGGTGAGCTTCGTGCCCCGCCTGCCGCCGCGCTTTGGCGAGTGGGTGGTGGACCAGCTCCTGGTGGTGGCGCTGCCCGAGGAGTTCTTCTACCGCGGCTACGTGCAGGCGCGGCTGCGCGACGCGTGGCCCCAGGGCCGGCGCTTCCTCGGGGCGCGGCTGGGCCCGGCCTTCTGGGTGACGGCGCTGCTCTTCGCGCTCGGCCACCTGGCCATCTTCCAGACCTGGCGCCTCTTCGTCTTCTTCCCGGCGCTGCTCTTCGGCTGGATGCGCGAGCGCACGGGTACCGTGGTGGGCTCCACGCTGTTCCACGCCGCGTGCAACCTCTTCGCGGCCTTCCTGCAGGCTTCCTACTTCGGCGTGCCCTGA
- a CDS encoding class II glutamine amidotransferase has translation MSLAFALLTSDPNLLRCELQRLEAQVGLEAAGPVNAMGVGTYAQEEVLLERFAGAEGRTLSSLAPRYGSAALVLHAARQPLGLVAEENTQPFRARQWLFAHQGSVPEFRAARAGLLERVPAHLRRLVLGGTDSEVVFALFLARLRETGRMNDPRLEAEVAGHVLREVAHEVDAAAAHAGAARTAELNLVATNGELLAAVRWGAEPLFYARLEGTDTCEACGLGAATAATHTLREAHRRRLSVAVASHPRRTSGWVELPHATALVVDGRLQVKHLGPAQGTPK, from the coding sequence ATGTCCCTCGCCTTTGCCCTGCTCACGTCCGATCCGAACCTGCTCCGCTGCGAGCTGCAGCGCCTGGAGGCACAGGTGGGGCTGGAGGCCGCGGGCCCCGTCAACGCCATGGGCGTGGGCACCTACGCGCAGGAGGAGGTGCTGCTGGAGCGCTTCGCGGGCGCCGAGGGGCGCACGCTCTCGAGCCTCGCGCCGCGCTACGGCTCGGCGGCGCTGGTGCTGCACGCAGCGCGTCAGCCCCTGGGGCTCGTGGCGGAGGAGAACACCCAGCCCTTCCGGGCGCGCCAGTGGCTCTTCGCCCACCAGGGCAGCGTGCCCGAGTTCCGCGCCGCGCGCGCCGGGCTGCTCGAGCGCGTGCCCGCGCACCTGCGCCGGCTGGTGCTGGGCGGCACGGACAGCGAGGTCGTCTTCGCGCTCTTCCTCGCCCGGCTGCGGGAGACGGGCCGCATGAACGACCCGCGGCTCGAGGCGGAGGTGGCGGGCCACGTGCTGCGCGAGGTGGCCCACGAGGTGGACGCCGCCGCAGCCCACGCGGGCGCCGCGCGCACCGCCGAGCTCAACCTGGTGGCCACCAACGGCGAGCTCCTCGCGGCCGTGCGCTGGGGCGCGGAGCCCCTCTTCTACGCCCGGCTCGAGGGCACCGACACCTGCGAGGCTTGCGGCCTGGGCGCAGCCACCGCGGCCACCCACACCCTGCGCGAGGCGCACCGGCGCCGGCTGTCCGTCGCCGTGGCGAGCCACCCGCGCCGCACCAGCGGCTGGGTGGAGCTGCCGCACGCGACCGCGCTCGTGGTGGACGGGCGCCTGCAGGTGAAGCACCTCGGGCCCGCTCAGGGCACGCCGAAGTAG
- the dnaK gene encoding molecular chaperone DnaK — MADEIAIGIDLGTSYSCVAVVQDGQPTVIPNEWGETTHASCVSFLDDGTVLVGNAAKKNIITNAEATVYSAKRLIGRYYFSDEVKKAQAVMPYRIVEGENNAVRINVRDRDYSLPEISALVLKELKAIAETFLNREVTKAVITVPAYFNDNQRQATKDAGRIAGLEVLRILNEPTSAALAYGFGRDVNQRVVVYDLGGGTFDVSILEIGKDVFEVLATAGDTYLGGDDFDDRIMTWLAEDFLAKTRLDLRQNKYCLQMLKESAEKAKIDVGQEGVADILCAGICQDANGNVLDLRQTLTQDAFNRMVMDLVQRTFKVCDEALQSARLTAADIDAVILVGGPTRLPIIRNSVKHYFQKEPMEGINPDQVVAMGASLQAHALLDSRTETFLVDVTPLSLRIGTVGGYTEKVIDKNTPVPIDKSKTFTTSRDGQEKVKIRVYQGESNKAEECELLGEFEFSGFRIGYRGEVKIEVTFEINTDGLVNVSAADVETGQKTSTTISLSSGLSEADIQKSIEANRQVQLAGHGSDLPAVAS; from the coding sequence ATGGCGGACGAGATCGCAATCGGCATCGACCTGGGCACCTCGTACTCGTGTGTGGCGGTGGTCCAGGACGGTCAGCCGACGGTCATCCCCAACGAGTGGGGTGAGACGACCCACGCCTCCTGCGTGTCCTTCCTCGACGACGGCACCGTGCTGGTGGGCAACGCCGCGAAGAAGAACATCATCACCAACGCCGAGGCGACGGTGTACTCCGCCAAGCGCCTCATCGGGCGCTACTACTTCTCCGACGAGGTGAAGAAGGCGCAGGCGGTGATGCCCTACCGCATCGTCGAGGGCGAGAACAACGCGGTGCGCATCAACGTGCGCGACCGCGACTACTCGCTGCCCGAGATCTCCGCCCTGGTGCTCAAGGAGCTCAAGGCGATCGCGGAGACCTTCCTCAACCGCGAGGTGACCAAGGCGGTCATCACGGTCCCGGCCTACTTCAACGACAACCAGCGCCAGGCCACGAAGGACGCGGGCCGCATCGCTGGGCTCGAGGTGCTGCGCATCCTCAACGAGCCCACCTCCGCGGCGCTCGCGTACGGCTTCGGCCGGGACGTGAACCAGCGCGTGGTGGTCTACGACCTGGGCGGCGGCACCTTCGACGTCTCCATCCTGGAGATCGGCAAGGACGTGTTCGAGGTGCTCGCCACCGCGGGTGACACGTACCTGGGCGGCGACGACTTCGACGACCGCATCATGACCTGGCTCGCCGAGGACTTCCTCGCGAAGACCCGCCTGGACCTGCGGCAGAACAAGTACTGCCTGCAGATGCTCAAGGAGTCCGCGGAGAAGGCCAAGATCGACGTGGGCCAGGAGGGCGTGGCCGACATCCTGTGCGCGGGCATCTGCCAGGACGCGAACGGCAACGTGCTGGACCTGCGCCAGACGCTCACCCAGGACGCCTTCAACCGGATGGTGATGGACCTGGTGCAGCGCACCTTCAAGGTCTGCGACGAGGCGCTGCAGAGCGCACGCCTCACCGCGGCGGACATCGACGCGGTCATCCTCGTGGGCGGCCCCACCCGCCTGCCCATCATCCGCAACTCGGTGAAGCACTACTTCCAGAAGGAGCCCATGGAGGGGATCAACCCCGACCAGGTCGTGGCCATGGGCGCCTCGCTGCAGGCGCACGCGCTGCTGGACAGCCGCACCGAGACCTTCCTCGTGGACGTGACGCCGCTGTCGCTGCGCATCGGCACGGTGGGCGGCTACACGGAGAAGGTGATCGACAAGAACACGCCGGTGCCCATCGACAAGTCGAAGACCTTCACCACCAGCCGGGACGGCCAGGAGAAGGTGAAGATCCGCGTGTACCAGGGCGAGTCGAACAAGGCGGAGGAGTGCGAGCTGCTCGGCGAGTTCGAGTTCTCGGGCTTCCGCATCGGCTACCGCGGCGAGGTGAAGATCGAGGTCACCTTCGAGATCAACACCGACGGCCTGGTGAACGTCTCGGCGGCGGACGTGGAGACGGGGCAGAAGACCTCCACCACCATCTCGCTCTCCTCGGGCCTCTCCGAGGCGGACATCCAGAAGTCCATCGAGGCGAACCGCCAGGTCCAGCTCGCCGGCCACGGCTCGGATCTCCCCGCGGTGGCGTCGTAG
- a CDS encoding J domain-containing protein encodes MAAPVKAPAPLAPAGALPPVKASAGAGLDLSPEQLIDLEMRCNALDSLDYFEVLKLEKDAAPVDIKRAFYRESRTYHPDRFFQLPDGGLKERVNELYKRVTEAYYFLRDDTKRRKYVTDVTGPERAQKLRFTETSEAETKLAAKKEQEEQIGTHPKGRQFYQTGAADLEAGRWASAERNLKMALTYEPQNARYKERLAEAQGKLLEESRSKGEGFKIR; translated from the coding sequence GTGGCGGCCCCGGTCAAGGCCCCCGCGCCGCTGGCGCCCGCCGGGGCGCTGCCTCCGGTGAAGGCGAGCGCCGGCGCGGGCCTGGACCTCAGCCCCGAGCAGCTCATCGACCTGGAGATGCGCTGCAACGCGCTCGACTCGCTGGACTACTTCGAGGTCCTCAAGCTCGAGAAGGACGCGGCGCCGGTGGACATCAAGCGCGCCTTCTACCGCGAGAGCCGCACCTACCACCCGGACCGCTTCTTCCAGCTGCCGGACGGCGGCCTCAAGGAGCGCGTGAACGAGCTCTACAAGCGCGTCACCGAGGCCTACTACTTCCTGCGCGACGACACGAAGCGCCGCAAGTACGTGACGGACGTCACCGGCCCGGAGCGCGCGCAGAAGCTGCGCTTCACCGAGACGAGCGAGGCCGAGACGAAGCTCGCGGCGAAGAAGGAGCAAGAGGAGCAGATCGGCACGCACCCCAAGGGCCGGCAGTTCTACCAGACGGGCGCGGCGGACCTCGAGGCGGGTCGCTGGGCCTCGGCCGAGCGCAACCTCAAGATGGCGCTCACCTACGAGCCGCAGAACGCGCGCTACAAGGAGCGCCTCGCCGAGGCGCAGGGCAAGCTGCTCGAGGAGAGCCGCAGCAAGGGCGAGGGCTTCAAGATCCGTTGA